The following proteins are encoded in a genomic region of Cryptomeria japonica chromosome 11, Sugi_1.0, whole genome shotgun sequence:
- the LOC131053268 gene encoding calcium-dependent protein kinase 26, whose amino-acid sequence MAIPRHSGGQLLVSVMPEVFYRGSLCNSILGIEQSCRLQDRYELGDELGLGQFGKIRSCTDRVTGEVMACKSIAKDRLVTAEDAKSVKLEIEIMTSLSGHPNIVSLKAVFEEDAHVHLVMELCAGGELFDRLQKQGRYSEPDAAQLFKHLMEVVKYCHDNGVVHRDLKPENILFATKSHSSPIKLADFGLATYFKPGQSLHGTVGSPFYIAPEVLSGGYDQAADVWSAGVILYILLSGVPPFWGQTKSRIFDAVRQARLEFPKGPWRGISASAVDLISKMLCTDPKKRLTSVQVLEHPWISSPLELSKHIPFRRNEKDGILCSSLKSLEPETISSFRLLAAGNPKIELQPSFCVQSSFSGFFVGSQVSQLSGSFVFDRCTKSNGSECSAVTPTILSFAFANVDGAFSSEHSSYPPDNKVQSHCSHRESSFGHLFVAAVSNSIRSVSQYVMSVEEPTSETRKVGTSTSRYLISHRGNRTIGLGELEQLDLKVSDSIIRWASCTRLSSATSFQSSLVC is encoded by the exons ATGGCTATTCCGAGGCACAGTGGTGGGCAGCTGTTGGTTTCTGTGATGCCTGAGGTGTTTTACAGGGGTTCCTTGTGTAACTCTATTTTGGGGATTGAACAGAGTTGTAGGTTGCAGGATAGATATGAGTTGGGGGATGAATTGGGTTTGGGGCAGTTTGGTAAAATCAGGTCTTGCACAGATAGGGTGACAGGGGAGGTTATGGCTTGTAAATCCATTGCAAAAGATAGATTGGTGACTGCAGAGGATGCTAAGAGTGTGAAATTAGAGATTGAAATCATGACCAGCCTCTCTGGGCACCCTAATATTGTATCACTCAAGGCGGTCTTTGAGGAGGACGCACATGTGCATTTGGTCATGGAGCTCTGTGCTGGCGGGGAGCTCTTTGATCGGTTGCAGAAGCAAGGCAGATATTCTGAGCCTGATGCGGCTCAATTATTTAAGCATCTGATGGAAGTGGTCAAGTATTGCCATGACAACGGTGTAGTACACAGGGATTTGAAGCCGGAAAACATTCTCTTTGCcaccaagtctcattcttctccaATCAAGCTGGCTGACTTTGGATTGGCTACATATTTCAAACCAG GGCAGAGCCTCCATGGCACAGTTGGAAGCCCCTTCTACATAGCTCCAGAAGTTTTGTCaggaggatatgatcaagcagCAGATGTTTGGAGTGCTGGTGTGATTCTCTATATTCTTCTGAGTGGGGTTCCACCTTTTTGGGGCCAAACAAAATCAAGGATTTTTGATGCAGTAAGACAAGCCAGGTTGGAATTTCCAAAGGGTCCATGGAGGGGTATATCGGCTTCAGCAGTGGATTTGATATCCAAAATGCTTTGCACAGATCCAAAGAAGAGACTCACCTCTGTTCAAGTGTTAG AGCATCCTTGGATCAGCAGTCCACTAGAGTTGTCAAAGCATATTCCATTTAGACGCAATGAGAAAGATGGTATCCTCTGCAGCTCTTTGAAGTCATTGGAACCAGAGACAATTTCTTCATTTCGGTTATTGGCTGCTGGCAACCCCAAAATAGAACTTCAGCCATCTTTCTGTGTCCAGTCATCATTTTCAGGATTCTTCGTGGGCAGTCAAGTCTCTCAATTGTCTGGTAGTTTTGTTTTCGATAGATGCACGAAATCAAATGGATCAGAATGCTCAGCAGTGACACCAACCATTTTGAGTTTTGCCTTTGCAAATGTTGATGGTGCGTTTTCCTCTGAGCATTCATCATATCCACCAGACAACAAAGTGCAGTCTCATTGTTCTCACAGAg AGTCAAGCTTTGGACATCTCTTTGTGGCAGCAGTCTCTAACAGCATAAGGAGTGTATCTCAGTATGTGATGTCGGTGGAAGAGCCTACAAGTGAAACAAGAAAAGTGGGGACATCTACTTCAAGATACCTTATTTCACACAGAGGGAATAGGACAATAGGCTTGGGAGAGCTTGAACAATTGGATCTCAAGGTTTCAGATTCCATAATTCGATGGGCTTCATGTACAAGATTGTCCAGTGCCACCTCCTTTCAATCTTCATTAGTCTGCTGA